Proteins encoded within one genomic window of Nitrospira sp.:
- a CDS encoding class II fumarate hydratase, with product MKKDQNALSTPTRIERDTMGELAVPADAYYGVQTARAIENFPISPLRMPRSVIRAMGMIKRAAATVNHSLGLLDKKPAEAIKRAATEVVEGKLDAEFPVDIFQTGSGTSTNMNTNEVISNRATELLGGARGSKLVHPNDHVNLGQSSNDVIPTAIHIAASEMMQQQLLPALTRLHKVLKAKAKEFDTIVKIGRTHLQDATPVRLGQEFGGYARQIELGIERVKQAQHALSEVALGGTAVGTGLNCHPKFSAKVMAIISKETGCSFKEAKNHFEAQSAQDSLVEASGQLRVVAVSLMKIANDIRWLGSGPRCGLGEINLPETQPGSSIMPGKVNPVIAESVTMVCAQVIGNDVTVTVGGQAANFELIVMMPVMAYNLLQSIELLATASSNFSAKCVEGIKANEERCKSLIEESLAMCTALAPEIGYEAAAKLAKDAYKSGKTVRQVAKEQKVLAEKRLAELLDPWRMTEPGGPVGSAGG from the coding sequence ATGAAAAAAGATCAGAATGCCCTGTCGACACCGACTCGCATTGAACGAGACACCATGGGGGAACTGGCTGTTCCTGCCGACGCGTATTACGGAGTGCAGACCGCCCGTGCCATTGAGAATTTTCCGATCAGCCCGCTTCGGATGCCGCGTTCGGTGATTCGGGCGATGGGCATGATTAAACGAGCGGCTGCGACGGTGAATCATTCCCTTGGGTTGCTGGACAAGAAACCAGCAGAGGCCATTAAACGGGCGGCTACCGAAGTGGTCGAGGGCAAGCTGGATGCCGAGTTTCCCGTGGATATTTTCCAGACAGGGTCAGGGACTTCCACGAATATGAATACGAACGAGGTCATCTCCAACCGTGCCACGGAACTGCTCGGTGGGGCACGAGGCAGCAAGCTCGTGCATCCGAATGACCATGTCAACTTGGGCCAGTCAAGCAACGACGTGATTCCCACGGCCATTCATATCGCCGCGTCCGAGATGATGCAGCAGCAACTCCTGCCGGCGTTGACTCGCCTTCACAAGGTCTTGAAGGCCAAAGCCAAGGAGTTCGACACGATCGTCAAGATCGGACGTACGCACCTGCAAGACGCGACGCCGGTTCGATTGGGGCAAGAATTCGGCGGCTATGCTCGTCAGATCGAGCTTGGGATTGAACGGGTGAAACAAGCGCAGCACGCGTTGAGCGAGGTGGCCTTAGGTGGAACTGCTGTGGGGACGGGGCTGAACTGCCATCCGAAGTTTTCTGCCAAGGTGATGGCAATTATTTCGAAAGAGACCGGCTGTTCGTTCAAAGAAGCCAAGAATCATTTTGAAGCGCAGTCGGCTCAAGACTCGCTCGTTGAGGCGAGCGGGCAGTTACGCGTGGTTGCGGTGAGTCTGATGAAGATTGCCAACGACATTCGTTGGCTGGGGTCCGGTCCTCGTTGTGGACTCGGTGAAATCAATCTACCGGAGACGCAACCGGGATCGTCCATCATGCCGGGCAAGGTCAATCCGGTCATTGCCGAGTCCGTGACGATGGTCTGTGCCCAAGTCATTGGAAACGATGTCACGGTGACGGTCGGTGGGCAGGCCGCTAATTTTGAACTGATCGTGATGATGCCGGTGATGGCCTATAACCTGCTTCAGTCTATCGAACTGCTTGCCACGGCATCGAGTAATTTTTCGGCGAAATGTGTCGAAGGCATCAAAGCGAATGAAGAACGCTGCAAGAGCCTCATCGAGGAAAGTCTGGCCATGTGCACGGCGCTGGCGCCGGAGATCGGGTATGAAGCTGCGGCCAAACTGGCCAAGGACGCGTATAAGTCCGGGAAGACCGTGCGGCAGGTGGCGAAGGAGCAGAAGGTGTTGGCAGAGAAGCGTCTTGCGGAACTCCTCGATCCGTGGCGCATGACGGAGCCAGGCGGGCCGGTGGGCAGTGCGGGTGGGTAA
- a CDS encoding C40 family peptidase, producing the protein MNLPLFRSCCTIGLLTLLLAGTFSGCAANARQSAASDRTMIPTTGTRGMLCCAMAKGMPGQTALAKTAVRFVGQSRIQIGGRNYNPDCSGFVRGVYASQRVDLYSGLGELDGGNGVGRIYTHVVEHGRIHYGPTIHPGDLVFFHNTWDFNGDGVPNDPLTHIGVVEKVEPDGTVLFVSSLSRGIERYRMNLRYPDIHKTTDGRVFNDFLRRKRFGDGMGTHYLAGQLFAAFGTLSH; encoded by the coding sequence ATGAATCTACCTTTGTTCCGTTCCTGTTGCACAATAGGGCTTCTCACCTTGTTGCTCGCGGGGACATTCTCCGGCTGTGCCGCCAACGCCCGCCAGTCAGCCGCCTCTGATCGGACGATGATTCCCACGACGGGCACGCGAGGAATGTTGTGCTGTGCTATGGCCAAAGGGATGCCAGGGCAGACGGCACTGGCTAAAACGGCCGTGCGTTTTGTCGGACAGTCTCGAATTCAGATCGGTGGCCGAAATTATAATCCCGATTGTTCTGGGTTTGTGCGAGGGGTGTATGCCTCACAGCGGGTCGATCTCTATAGTGGATTAGGAGAGCTGGATGGAGGAAACGGGGTAGGGCGCATCTACACCCATGTGGTCGAACATGGTCGGATTCATTACGGCCCGACCATTCATCCGGGAGACTTGGTCTTTTTTCATAACACCTGGGATTTCAACGGAGACGGCGTACCCAATGATCCGCTCACGCATATCGGCGTGGTGGAGAAGGTCGAGCCCGATGGAACCGTGCTCTTCGTCAGTTCACTATCACGGGGGATTGAGCGGTATCGCATGAATCTTCGATATCCCGATATCCACAAAACGACCGATGGTCGAGTGTTCAACGATTTTCTCCGCCGCAAGCGGTTTGGTGACGGCATGGGGACCCATTACCTGGCTGGGCAGTTATTTGCCGCGTTCGGAACTCTTTCGCACTAG
- a CDS encoding trypsin-like serine protease, whose translation MKHGFSSIIRLLTIGGCVLTIVATSVQAQEIINKGGVTGVQVTPGTNQTVDFVTARVHAIPKAPMSVSAQAGQDFIHNLVNQLQSSAQTSADVDAGETAGFEGDGTTDPVELGVPLIALDMQEGPEFQSQQFGLSNHPFSTARADLASGPTKVPTPTNTMYPYRATGRLFFTIGSDTFVCSGSLIKRGLVVTAAHCVTDYGTKKLFTNFKFVPGYRQGQAPYRVWTASRVWVPTGYFNGAATQCAPTAPGVVCKDDVAVIELAPQTNPTYPGTCTGWYGYRWNQWGVTGRGLTQVTQLGYPVALDGGLLMQRTDSQGFVASATLMSNMIIGSLMTGGSSGGPWLNNFGIQPVSSERVGIYATPNIVIGVTSWAYIDTSIKQQGASPFTSSNIVTLVNNACAGSDPRCS comes from the coding sequence ATGAAGCACGGATTTTCTTCTATCATACGATTGCTCACGATAGGTGGATGCGTCCTGACCATCGTGGCAACGTCCGTACAGGCGCAAGAAATCATCAACAAAGGAGGCGTGACAGGGGTGCAGGTCACTCCAGGAACTAACCAGACGGTCGACTTTGTCACAGCCAGGGTACATGCCATCCCCAAAGCTCCCATGAGCGTCTCTGCACAGGCCGGACAGGATTTCATTCACAATCTCGTCAATCAACTCCAATCCTCCGCTCAAACCTCCGCTGATGTCGATGCCGGCGAAACAGCGGGTTTCGAAGGTGATGGAACCACTGATCCGGTTGAACTTGGAGTGCCGCTGATCGCACTTGATATGCAGGAAGGGCCTGAATTCCAATCCCAGCAATTCGGCCTGTCCAATCATCCCTTCAGTACGGCTCGCGCAGATCTCGCCTCGGGTCCGACGAAAGTTCCGACTCCGACGAATACGATGTATCCGTATCGGGCAACCGGCAGACTGTTCTTTACGATCGGCTCCGACACATTTGTGTGTTCCGGCTCACTGATCAAACGAGGCCTTGTCGTCACAGCGGCTCACTGTGTCACCGACTATGGAACGAAGAAACTATTTACGAACTTTAAATTTGTCCCGGGGTATCGGCAGGGACAAGCTCCCTACCGCGTATGGACGGCATCACGGGTATGGGTCCCAACTGGATACTTCAACGGTGCGGCGACTCAATGTGCCCCTACTGCTCCCGGTGTGGTCTGTAAGGATGACGTCGCTGTCATCGAATTGGCTCCTCAGACGAATCCCACCTATCCTGGCACTTGTACTGGGTGGTATGGCTACAGGTGGAACCAGTGGGGAGTCACTGGGCGGGGCCTCACGCAAGTGACTCAACTCGGCTACCCCGTCGCACTTGATGGAGGACTCTTGATGCAGAGGACTGACTCACAGGGGTTTGTCGCATCGGCCACACTCATGAGCAACATGATCATTGGGTCACTGATGACAGGCGGATCAAGCGGTGGACCATGGCTCAACAATTTTGGAATTCAGCCGGTGAGCAGCGAGAGAGTAGGCATCTATGCCACTCCCAACATCGTGATCGGAGTGACCAGTTGGGCCTATATCGATACCTCGATCAAGCAGCAGGGAGCGAGTCCGTTCACGAGCTCGAATATCGTGACCTTAGTCAACAACGCCTGTGCCGGTTCCGACCCACGTTGTTCATGA
- a CDS encoding metallophosphoesterase, with translation MSYRNVMVGVAQRVLLGLCALVLCPLWAPAEVMDSADPLIVAVGDIACPPSDKGPLHEFTLVEVCRQMETSELALQIDGLTAVLTLGDNQYPTGALGDFQSSYDRSWGRLKSMTHPSIGNHEGLGEGYYTYFGAAAGPREHGYYSFDIGAWHVIALNSNSECRMVACDSTSAQLAWLREDLATHPSLCTLAYWHHPRFSSGRHQNNKVMSAIWEALYAAGVDLALSGHDHDYERFAPLDADGRVDALGGIRSFIVGTGGARHTEFGIIKNGSQVRNSDTFGVLKLILHPTSYEWEFVPEAGKTFTDKGKGRCH, from the coding sequence ATGTCATACAGGAATGTGATGGTCGGAGTTGCTCAACGAGTTTTACTCGGTCTGTGTGCCCTGGTTCTCTGTCCTCTGTGGGCACCTGCCGAGGTGATGGATTCAGCGGATCCTCTTATTGTGGCGGTCGGTGATATCGCGTGCCCGCCGTCTGACAAAGGACCCTTGCACGAGTTCACTCTGGTCGAGGTCTGTCGACAGATGGAGACTTCTGAATTGGCGTTGCAGATCGATGGTTTGACTGCCGTCCTTACATTGGGAGACAATCAATATCCCACAGGTGCTCTTGGAGACTTTCAAAGTTCGTATGATCGTTCGTGGGGTCGATTGAAGTCGATGACCCATCCGAGCATTGGGAACCACGAAGGACTTGGCGAGGGCTATTACACGTACTTTGGAGCGGCAGCAGGACCACGTGAGCACGGGTATTACAGTTTCGATATCGGAGCATGGCATGTGATTGCCTTGAACAGCAACAGCGAATGCCGGATGGTGGCTTGTGATTCAACGTCAGCCCAGCTCGCATGGCTTCGCGAAGATTTAGCGACACATCCATCCCTCTGCACGTTGGCCTATTGGCATCATCCACGATTTTCGTCCGGTCGGCACCAAAATAACAAGGTGATGAGCGCGATCTGGGAGGCGCTCTACGCTGCGGGCGTTGATCTTGCGCTCTCCGGCCATGATCACGACTATGAACGGTTCGCGCCATTGGATGCAGACGGCCGAGTCGATGCGCTCGGGGGGATCCGCTCGTTCATCGTCGGGACTGGTGGTGCAAGACATACTGAGTTCGGCATCATCAAGAACGGGAGTCAGGTGAGAAACAGCGATACCTTCGGCGTTCTCAAACTGATTCTTCATCCGACCAGCTACGAATGGGAATTTGTGCCTGAGGCTGGGAAAACCTTCACCGATAAGGGGAAAGGCCGCTGTCACTAG
- a CDS encoding RNA-binding transcriptional accessory protein, whose amino-acid sequence MTTETTETIQIASDVLQRKIVPLIAKELGVGGPRVAAAVALLDEGATVPFIARYRKEATGNLDDTQLRTLEERLRYLRELEERRAAVLASIEEQGKLTDALRTAIEAATTKQAVEDLYLPFKPKRRTRAQIAREAGLEPLADGLLADPLLVPEQEALKYIRVVPASDGVEAVNVPDVKSALEGARDILMERFAETADLLAAIRTRLWNEGILTSTVMKDKETAEEEKFRDYYAYSEPIKAIPSHRALALFRGRTLGVLKLELGLGEGLDAMVPHPCVAMIAAHAGIADRGRPADKWLAAVCEWTWRVKMHLTISAELLVQLREAAEAEAIRIFAKNLHELLLAAPAGPKAILGLDPGIRTGCKVAVVDATGKLLGTETIYPHQPRNDWQGALEVLVRLIVRHGVELLAIGNGTASRETDKLAGEAIKLVTAQKPEYKFAKIVVSEAGASVYSASAFAAAEFPELDVSLRGAVSIARRLQDPLAELVKIEPKAIGVGQYQHDVDQKALARSLDATVEDCVNAVGVNVNTASVPLLERVSGLNKALARNIVDYRNANGPFPNRATIRKVPRLGDKTFEQAAGFLRIPDGDNPLDCSAVHPEAYPVVERILSKLGTGIAEVMGRPAVLKEVSAADFTDEKFGLPTVQDIFSELEKPGRDPRPEFKTATFRDGVESVSDLLSGMVLEGVVTNVAAFGAFVDIGVHQDGLVHVSALANRFIKDPHEVVKPGQVVKVKVIDVDLKRQRIALTMRLDDAASRPAVPAQSGTNAAGAQRGRGLSAASQPGQPSQPLSAMALALAKARQKA is encoded by the coding sequence ATGACGACTGAAACGACTGAAACAATTCAAATCGCATCCGATGTCCTGCAGCGCAAGATTGTTCCGCTCATCGCCAAGGAACTCGGTGTCGGCGGTCCACGAGTAGCTGCTGCGGTGGCATTACTCGATGAAGGAGCGACGGTTCCCTTTATTGCGCGGTATCGGAAAGAGGCGACAGGGAATCTGGACGATACGCAACTCCGGACGTTGGAAGAGCGCCTGCGCTATCTGCGTGAGCTGGAGGAGCGGCGCGCGGCCGTGTTGGCTTCCATTGAGGAGCAAGGGAAGCTTACGGACGCCTTACGCACGGCGATCGAGGCGGCTACGACCAAACAGGCCGTCGAAGACCTCTATCTTCCATTTAAACCGAAACGACGCACACGCGCGCAGATCGCGCGTGAAGCAGGGCTGGAGCCATTGGCAGATGGCCTGTTGGCCGATCCTCTGTTGGTTCCCGAGCAGGAGGCACTCAAGTACATCCGCGTGGTGCCGGCTTCGGACGGAGTAGAGGCCGTCAATGTGCCGGATGTCAAATCCGCACTCGAAGGAGCTCGGGACATCTTGATGGAACGGTTTGCGGAAACCGCCGATCTTCTCGCCGCGATACGAACACGTTTGTGGAACGAGGGCATTTTGACCTCCACGGTGATGAAGGACAAAGAAACAGCTGAAGAGGAAAAGTTCCGTGACTACTATGCCTATTCGGAACCGATCAAGGCCATTCCTTCGCATCGAGCATTGGCACTGTTCCGGGGTCGCACCCTCGGGGTGTTAAAGCTTGAGCTGGGTTTGGGAGAGGGGCTTGACGCAATGGTCCCACATCCCTGTGTCGCCATGATTGCGGCTCATGCCGGAATTGCCGATCGAGGTCGACCGGCGGATAAGTGGTTGGCCGCCGTCTGTGAGTGGACGTGGCGTGTGAAAATGCATCTGACCATCAGTGCGGAGCTGCTCGTGCAATTGCGGGAAGCTGCTGAGGCAGAGGCGATCAGAATTTTTGCAAAAAACCTCCATGAGTTGTTGTTGGCGGCTCCGGCCGGGCCCAAGGCCATCCTCGGTTTGGACCCTGGTATACGCACCGGGTGTAAAGTGGCGGTCGTTGATGCCACGGGAAAGTTGTTGGGCACAGAGACGATCTATCCTCATCAACCACGTAACGATTGGCAGGGAGCATTGGAGGTCTTAGTTCGGCTAATTGTGCGTCATGGTGTGGAATTGCTGGCGATCGGCAACGGCACTGCAAGTCGGGAAACGGACAAGTTGGCCGGGGAGGCAATCAAACTGGTCACAGCTCAAAAGCCTGAATACAAGTTCGCCAAAATCGTGGTGAGCGAAGCAGGGGCATCAGTCTACTCGGCTTCGGCCTTTGCGGCGGCGGAGTTCCCTGAGTTGGATGTCAGCTTGCGAGGGGCCGTGTCCATCGCGAGACGGTTACAGGATCCGCTCGCGGAGCTGGTAAAGATCGAGCCGAAAGCCATCGGAGTCGGCCAATATCAGCATGACGTGGATCAGAAGGCGTTGGCGAGATCGCTTGATGCTACGGTCGAAGATTGTGTCAATGCTGTGGGAGTGAACGTGAATACGGCATCGGTCCCGTTACTGGAACGGGTGTCGGGTCTCAATAAGGCGTTAGCTCGAAATATCGTGGACTATCGCAATGCGAACGGACCATTTCCCAATCGGGCGACGATCCGCAAGGTTCCTCGGCTTGGTGACAAGACGTTTGAGCAAGCGGCAGGCTTCCTGCGCATCCCGGACGGTGACAATCCGTTGGACTGTTCCGCTGTTCATCCGGAGGCCTATCCGGTGGTTGAACGGATTCTGAGCAAGTTAGGAACGGGGATTGCCGAGGTGATGGGCCGGCCAGCCGTTTTGAAGGAGGTATCGGCTGCTGATTTTACCGATGAGAAGTTTGGGCTGCCGACGGTACAAGATATTTTTAGTGAACTCGAAAAACCGGGCCGCGATCCTCGGCCTGAATTCAAGACGGCGACGTTCCGTGACGGGGTCGAATCGGTGAGTGACTTGCTGTCGGGTATGGTGCTCGAGGGGGTGGTCACGAATGTGGCAGCCTTCGGAGCCTTTGTCGACATCGGGGTGCATCAGGATGGGCTGGTGCATGTGTCCGCACTGGCCAATCGATTCATCAAGGATCCGCATGAGGTGGTGAAGCCGGGACAGGTGGTCAAGGTGAAGGTGATCGACGTCGA